CAAAGACAGGCCAATTGACGATAGTGCCGCGCGTACCCGTTCCTTGGACTCGGCGACCGATTTATCCGCCAGCCCGACAATCGCCATCGCAGGCAAGCCATTGGCAATATGCACCTGCACATCAACAGCAATCGTATCGATGCCGCGAAAGGCAACTGTCTGGATATGTGCATGCATAAAGCGGCATCCATGATCGTGAATGACCATTTTGGATGAGCCTAAAGATCGCCGCAAGTTGATTAGATTTTTATGATATGTACTGGCAAATATAGGGCTGAGAAATCCAGCGTCAGATTACCCCTGTTTGCTCAGCATCGGGCCAGTCGGCGCGCCGCCAATCACATGCATATGCAGATGCGGCACTTCTTGATGCCCGTTAACACCGATATTCGAAATAATCCGATAACCTGTTTCACTGATTCCGGTTTTTTCGGCAACACGCTGGATCGCCTTGGCAAAGCCAGCGATTTCTGCGGCCGAGGCATGGCTGGCAAAATCGGTATAATCCACATATCGCCCTTTGGGGATTACCAGCACATGCACGGGGGCTTGTGGGGCAATATCATGAAATGACAAGGTGAACTCATCCTCGTCACATTTATGACATGGAATGTCACCACGCAGGATTTTCGCAAAAATATTATTATCGTCATATGCAGCCATTACGTCACCCCATGTTAGATTACCTACAGGGCTTTGTGATAATAATAGCCCATCACATATTTACCATCGACCTTGGCATAATATTCATTACTCGCATAGCGTTTGAATCCGCGGGCTTCAAAAGACTGGATCGCCCGGGTCTGGGTTGCGCGCACATCAAGGTTAATCATCGAAAACCCTTCGGATTTGGCCAGCGCTTCCGCCTCGCCAATCATCTTTTGCGCTAATCCATGACCCCGCGCCCAGGGGGCGACAAAGAATGTTGTCAGATTACAGCTAAATGACTGCGCTTCGTTATTGCGCGGTGGACGCACAATCTGGCAACAACCCCCGATCATCTTATCAAGGCGTGCCGCAATCAGATGCCGTTCGGGGATCATTTGAACACCGCGCCAGTAATCTTCCATCACCGAACGCGGCGGCGGCGTCAACCAGCCAAAGCCACCACCCGATTTAATGGCTTCTTCGGCCGCATCACATAATTCATTGATGTCACTTGCTGTCAGGCTTGCTACCGTTTCGACCGACAGTTTTGCGACATGATCTTTCAGAATTTCGGGCGTCATTCAAAACATCCTCAACGTTGGACATAGCAGCACACATGACTATGTAATGGGCGGCATGATGCAAAATAAATATGGCTGAATTACAAAATTATTAAATTGGTGAACCATATGCCCACCTGTTGTAATCAATTATCTACCTATTTACGGTTTTCGCGAACCTTTTACCACAACAACGCAAAATTGAAACCGCCAGATTGAATTTTATCACATTATTTATCTCAGACGCTTTTCCAACGCGGTCAAAAGCAGTCGGCAATCCTGATCGTCCAGCCGTTCGATATTCTGTGCCATCATATTAGCCAACATCACCGCATCGGGCGTATGCTTGCGCACATCTATGGTTGGTTTCGGATGCGACAATGTCGCCAGCCGCTTCAATTCTTCGGCATCATCCCAGATCAGGCCAAGCCATACACATATCTGATCGACAAGCACCGTTGAAGGCTTGCCTCTTGCGCCATTTTCCAAAGCCGAGATATAGGCTTTTGACACCCCCAGAAAATCAGCTTGTTGTTGTTGGGTGACATTCTTATCTGCCCGCAATTGGCGCATTTTATAGCCAAAAGGTGTCATTTTCGTTCACGCTGACGGCGCAACAGCACATAAAGCGCACCTGCCCCACCATCACTTGGCTTGGCTTGCGCCATCGCCAATACCAGCTCCGAAAGGGGCGCGCGTTTAAGCCAGTCTGGCACCGCGCTTCGTAAAACACCTGTCCCGCGCGCACCTTTACCGGTA
This window of the Candidatus Puniceispirillum marinum IMCC1322 genome carries:
- a CDS encoding HIT domain-containing protein, whose translation is MAAYDDNNIFAKILRGDIPCHKCDEDEFTLSFHDIAPQAPVHVLVIPKGRYVDYTDFASHASAAEIAGFAKAIQRVAEKTGISETGYRIISNIGVNGHQEVPHLHMHVIGGAPTGPMLSKQG
- a CDS encoding GNAT family N-acetyltransferase gives rise to the protein MTPEILKDHVAKLSVETVASLTASDINELCDAAEEAIKSGGGFGWLTPPPRSVMEDYWRGVQMIPERHLIAARLDKMIGGCCQIVRPPRNNEAQSFSCNLTTFFVAPWARGHGLAQKMIGEAEALAKSEGFSMINLDVRATQTRAIQSFEARGFKRYASNEYYAKVDGKYVMGYYYHKAL
- a CDS encoding helix-turn-helix transcriptional regulator → MTPFGYKMRQLRADKNVTQQQQADFLGVSKAYISALENGARGKPSTVLVDQICVWLGLIWDDAEELKRLATLSHPKPTIDVRKHTPDAVMLANMMAQNIERLDDQDCRLLLTALEKRLR